A stretch of the Glutamicibacter sp. JL.03c genome encodes the following:
- a CDS encoding APC family permease has protein sequence MTVDSDTPVPKSQDAELKRVIGPKLLLFLIMGDIIGAGIFAITGKVAGQVGGAAWLPFLVAFAIATLTAFSYLELVTKYPHAAGAALYVHKAFGIHFVTFIVAFTVACSGITSAATSATLVGQNLLIGFGQFIDGVPTTPQAGMWAAIIIIVILALINLRGVGESVKFNLVLTIVSLAIMAVIIGIGFAVIASGQGDISRLVVFETPSDRSLFAAVTMGTAIAFFAMVGFEDSVNLVEETKNPNKIFPKIMLIGLGLCAVIYMLVAITVIMVIPTGDLLNPKNPDAGILLDVVRIGAPNIPIDTIFPFVTVFAVVNTALMNMLMASRLLYGMARQGVLPQFLGKVHSTRRSPWVAILFSTALAIALVAYVNLDSENGIVGSLGGTTALLLLCVFAVVNVSLLVLRREKAPADAFRAPTIIPFLGVVFCLFLAGPWARSRADWVQYEIAGLLLVIGVVLWAVTWLVNRINYKKGNIETRPGHYE, from the coding sequence ATGACTGTGGATAGTGACACGCCAGTACCCAAGAGCCAGGATGCAGAACTCAAGCGGGTGATCGGCCCCAAGCTGCTGCTGTTCCTCATCATGGGCGATATCATCGGCGCAGGCATTTTTGCTATTACCGGCAAGGTGGCAGGACAGGTCGGCGGCGCAGCATGGCTGCCCTTCCTGGTTGCCTTCGCCATCGCAACCCTCACCGCATTCAGCTACCTGGAACTGGTGACCAAATACCCCCATGCCGCCGGCGCTGCACTCTATGTGCACAAGGCTTTCGGCATCCATTTTGTCACCTTCATCGTGGCCTTCACCGTGGCTTGTTCTGGCATCACGAGTGCCGCCACATCGGCGACCCTGGTGGGGCAAAACCTGCTGATCGGCTTCGGCCAGTTCATTGACGGTGTGCCAACCACCCCTCAGGCGGGGATGTGGGCAGCCATTATCATCATCGTGATCCTTGCCCTGATCAACCTGCGTGGCGTGGGCGAGAGCGTGAAGTTCAATCTGGTGCTGACGATCGTTTCGCTGGCCATCATGGCCGTGATCATCGGCATCGGTTTCGCTGTGATCGCTTCCGGCCAGGGTGATATCAGCCGCCTGGTGGTCTTCGAGACCCCGTCGGACCGCAGCCTGTTCGCCGCGGTGACCATGGGTACCGCCATCGCGTTCTTCGCAATGGTCGGCTTCGAGGACTCGGTGAACCTGGTGGAAGAGACCAAGAACCCGAACAAGATCTTCCCGAAGATCATGCTCATCGGCTTGGGCTTGTGCGCGGTGATCTACATGCTGGTGGCCATCACCGTGATCATGGTGATCCCCACCGGCGACCTGCTGAATCCGAAGAACCCGGATGCCGGCATCCTTCTGGACGTGGTGCGCATTGGCGCTCCGAACATCCCGATCGATACCATCTTCCCGTTCGTGACCGTCTTCGCGGTGGTCAATACCGCGCTGATGAACATGCTCATGGCCAGCCGCTTGCTCTACGGCATGGCTCGCCAGGGAGTGCTGCCGCAGTTCCTGGGCAAGGTGCATTCCACTCGACGCTCCCCTTGGGTAGCGATCCTGTTCAGCACCGCTTTGGCGATTGCCCTGGTGGCTTATGTGAACCTGGATAGCGAGAACGGCATTGTCGGTTCCCTCGGTGGCACCACCGCACTGCTGCTGCTCTGCGTCTTCGCGGTAGTCAACGTTTCGCTGCTGGTCTTGCGCCGCGAGAAGGCGCCCGCCGACGCCTTCCGAGCACCGACCATCATCCCGTTTCTGGGCGTGGTCTTCTGCCTGTTCCTCGCCGGTCCGTGGGCACGTTCCCGCGCCGACTGGGTGCAGTACGAAATTGCCGGCCTGCTGCTGGTGATCGGCGTGGTCCTCTGGGCAGTGACCTGGCTGGTCAACCGCATCAACTACAAGAAGGGCAACATCGAAACGCGCCCTGGGCACTACGAATAA
- a CDS encoding RNase H family protein, with the protein MTIIAAADGSALGNPGPAGWAWYVDEENWAAGGWDHGTNNMGELQAVLELFRSTAHLPDEELKILCDSQYAINCISKWMPGWKKRGWKKADGKQVLNQDILKELDAAIQGRKYTFEWVKGHAGHELNEAADDHARAAATAHQQGTRPDAGPGYTGGARPAAAAPAKAPAAEAEAPVPAAPAAAAPGADLAATVYELELGFLDPQIRTNFTELKDFLHPSYQEVTRHGGLLDVASISALLDAGSALPSTGDMQVLATRQISDEIILLAYRMTQADARVLVVSSWWQSGANGWKLRFRQETFQQQA; encoded by the coding sequence ATGACGATCATTGCTGCTGCAGATGGATCCGCCCTCGGCAATCCGGGACCGGCCGGCTGGGCCTGGTACGTGGATGAAGAGAACTGGGCCGCAGGAGGCTGGGACCACGGAACCAACAACATGGGCGAACTCCAAGCCGTCCTCGAGCTCTTCCGTTCCACCGCGCACCTGCCAGATGAAGAACTGAAAATCCTCTGCGATTCGCAGTACGCCATCAACTGCATCAGCAAATGGATGCCCGGCTGGAAGAAGCGCGGCTGGAAAAAGGCCGACGGCAAGCAGGTGCTCAACCAGGACATCCTCAAGGAACTCGACGCCGCGATCCAGGGCCGGAAGTACACCTTTGAATGGGTCAAGGGGCACGCAGGCCACGAGCTGAACGAAGCCGCCGACGACCACGCTCGTGCCGCAGCCACCGCCCATCAGCAGGGAACCAGACCAGATGCAGGCCCTGGCTACACCGGCGGCGCCCGCCCAGCTGCTGCCGCCCCCGCCAAGGCTCCGGCCGCCGAAGCCGAGGCGCCAGTCCCGGCCGCACCGGCCGCCGCAGCTCCAGGAGCTGACCTAGCGGCCACCGTGTACGAGCTGGAACTGGGGTTCCTCGACCCGCAGATCCGCACCAATTTCACCGAGCTCAAGGACTTTTTGCACCCGAGCTATCAAGAAGTGACCCGGCACGGCGGCCTGCTTGATGTCGCCAGCATCTCAGCCCTTCTGGATGCCGGATCCGCCCTGCCCAGCACCGGGGACATGCAGGTCTTGGCCACCCGACAAATCAGCGACGAAATCATCCTGCTGGCCTACCGCATGACGCAGGCCGACGCCCGGGTGCTCGTGGTCTCCTCATGGTGGCAATCAGGCGCCAATGGCTGGAAGCTGCGCTTCCGCCAGGAGACCTTCCAGCAGCAGGCCTAG
- a CDS encoding glutathione S-transferase C-terminal domain-containing protein encodes MSEDYSTKGAYVTGGEFTRDTNYIQDRIVADTNPARYSSENNNSKIGHPDAGVSEGAQLWPVEAGRYRLVAARACPWANRTLIVRRLLGLEDALSIGLPGPTHDARSWRFDLDPEGKDPVLGTERIQENYFKRFADYPRGITVPAIVDIPSGAVVTNDYPQITWDLSTQWKQFHREGAPNLIPSDQLEEMLPLIKRIFTEVNNGVYRAGFAGGQNAYNDAYNRLFETLDFLEERLSTRRFLMGDHITEADVRLFTTLVRFDPVYHGHFKANRNKLIEMPNLWGYARDLFQMPGFGDTIDFEQIKAHYYVVHEDINPTQIIPQGPALENWLEAPEREQLAETGPWLDGTAPDEVRPKERVQAGHNPMYPA; translated from the coding sequence ATGAGCGAGGATTATTCGACCAAGGGTGCCTATGTCACCGGCGGAGAATTCACCCGGGATACCAACTACATCCAGGACCGGATCGTTGCGGATACCAACCCGGCCAGATACAGCAGCGAGAACAACAACAGCAAAATCGGCCACCCGGATGCCGGAGTCTCCGAAGGCGCCCAGCTCTGGCCAGTTGAAGCCGGACGCTACCGGCTGGTCGCAGCCCGTGCCTGCCCATGGGCCAACCGCACGCTGATCGTTCGCCGGTTGCTGGGCCTGGAAGACGCGCTGTCTATCGGCCTGCCCGGCCCGACCCATGATGCTCGCAGCTGGAGATTCGATCTGGATCCCGAAGGCAAAGACCCGGTGCTTGGCACCGAACGCATCCAGGAGAACTACTTCAAGCGCTTTGCCGACTACCCGCGCGGAATCACCGTCCCGGCCATCGTGGATATCCCATCCGGCGCAGTCGTGACCAACGACTACCCGCAAATCACCTGGGATCTTTCAACCCAGTGGAAGCAATTCCACCGCGAGGGGGCACCCAACCTCATCCCGAGCGACCAGCTCGAAGAAATGCTGCCGCTGATCAAGCGCATCTTCACCGAGGTCAATAATGGGGTCTATCGCGCTGGCTTCGCCGGTGGCCAAAACGCCTACAACGACGCCTACAACCGGCTCTTCGAGACCTTGGACTTCCTCGAAGAACGCCTGTCCACCCGCCGCTTCCTCATGGGCGATCACATCACCGAAGCGGATGTGCGCCTCTTCACCACCCTGGTCCGCTTTGACCCGGTGTACCACGGGCACTTCAAGGCCAACCGCAACAAGCTCATCGAGATGCCCAACCTCTGGGGCTACGCACGAGATCTGTTCCAGATGCCAGGCTTCGGCGACACCATCGACTTCGAGCAGATCAAGGCCCACTACTACGTGGTCCATGAAGATATCAATCCAACGCAGATCATCCCGCAAGGCCCGGCGCTGGAGAACTGGCTCGAAGCCCCGGAACGCGAGCAGCTAGCCGAGACCGGTCCATGGCTTGATGGCACCGCGCCGGATGAAGTGCGTCCCAAAGAGCGCGTACAGGCCGGGCATAACCCGATGTACCCGGCCTAG
- a CDS encoding MarR family winged helix-turn-helix transcriptional regulator: MKSDETRWLTESEQDLWRTIREFLWLFPSAMDRQLVRDSQMQSGEYSVLAVLSEASDPSLRPADVAQVLRWDRSRLSHLLRRMEGKGLISRCSDETDGRGHQIALTDLGRETIENAAPSHVTFVRETLFDSLNATERRALETALPKILESIEQHGFKDTSC, from the coding sequence ATGAAGAGCGATGAGACCCGCTGGCTGACCGAGAGCGAGCAGGACCTCTGGCGCACCATCCGCGAATTCCTTTGGCTGTTCCCCAGCGCAATGGACCGCCAGCTGGTGCGCGATTCCCAGATGCAATCCGGGGAATACTCTGTTCTGGCAGTGCTTTCCGAAGCATCCGATCCAAGTCTACGGCCTGCCGACGTCGCCCAGGTGCTGCGCTGGGATCGCTCGCGCCTCTCCCACCTGTTGCGACGCATGGAAGGCAAGGGCCTGATCAGCCGCTGCTCCGATGAAACCGACGGGCGCGGACATCAAATCGCGCTGACCGATCTCGGAAGGGAAACCATCGAAAACGCGGCGCCAAGCCACGTGACGTTCGTGCGCGAAACCCTCTTTGATTCCTTGAATGCCACCGAGCGCCGCGCATTGGAAACCGCGCTGCCCAAGATTCTTGAATCCATCGAGCAACACGGCTTCAAGGACACCAGCTGCTAG
- a CDS encoding ABC transporter ATP-binding protein has translation MSVNSMPGHPGGGAGSGRMKDAVQDKQWLAEHPVSLKRVASLFRPHLGSVIAVVLLIVASSVIGLAQPFIVRELIDVAIPQSNFRLLVFGAGGLVLIALATAVLEVLQTWRATLMGQRVMHRLRTGLFTHLQKQSLGFFTNSRSGDVQSRLINDVGQMQSVITNSATSIASNLTTVVATAVAMVAISWKLSLISLIVFPPAILLAKQTAKLRRAVTGKRQREMSTLTSLIEERLSISGVRLSKIMGTGPADAEAFADSSHKLIDLEMKSALAGRWRMATMSIIFAAIPAALYLAAGLPVTGDGMSIGTLVAFTGLQAGIFRPVMGLMQLSVQWVSAMALFSRVFEYLDTDQELPVAADAKHIDPARAIGEVQLLDVSFRYPQAGKATLDQLDLTLKAGTMTAVVGATGSGKSTLGSLLPRLLDPTSGQVLLDGVDLKEYDPQGIASVVSVVAQESYLLHDTVRANLLWAAPEATEEQLWKALEAAQIADLIRGLPMGIDTEVGQRGHRFSGGEQQRLAIARTMLREPKVLVLDEATSALDTVTEALVQQALDELAVGRTTLLIAHRLSTVMRADHIVVLEDGKIAEAGTFDELVSLGGRFARLVQNSELASQAG, from the coding sequence CATCCAGGCGGTGGAGCCGGTTCAGGGCGAATGAAAGATGCCGTCCAGGACAAGCAATGGCTGGCCGAGCATCCGGTGTCCCTCAAACGCGTCGCATCCCTGTTCCGCCCGCACCTGGGTTCCGTGATTGCCGTGGTGCTGCTGATCGTCGCCTCGTCCGTCATCGGACTGGCGCAGCCCTTCATCGTCCGCGAACTCATTGATGTCGCGATACCGCAGTCCAATTTCCGACTGTTGGTCTTCGGCGCCGGGGGGCTGGTGCTGATCGCGCTGGCTACCGCCGTGCTGGAAGTCCTGCAGACCTGGCGGGCCACCCTGATGGGCCAGCGTGTCATGCACCGGTTGCGCACCGGGCTCTTCACCCACCTGCAAAAGCAATCGCTGGGATTCTTTACCAACTCGCGCTCGGGGGATGTGCAATCGCGGCTGATCAATGATGTCGGGCAGATGCAGTCGGTGATCACCAACTCGGCAACGAGCATCGCCTCGAACCTGACCACCGTGGTGGCCACTGCGGTGGCCATGGTGGCCATTTCCTGGAAGCTCAGCCTGATCTCCCTCATCGTCTTCCCGCCAGCGATCCTGCTGGCCAAGCAAACCGCGAAGCTGCGCCGCGCGGTTACCGGCAAGCGCCAACGCGAAATGTCGACTCTGACATCCCTGATCGAAGAACGCCTGAGCATCTCCGGGGTTCGCCTCTCCAAGATCATGGGCACCGGTCCTGCCGATGCCGAAGCCTTCGCGGATTCCAGCCACAAGCTCATTGACCTTGAAATGAAAAGCGCGCTGGCAGGCCGCTGGCGCATGGCCACCATGAGCATCATCTTCGCGGCCATTCCGGCAGCGCTGTATCTGGCTGCCGGGCTGCCGGTCACCGGCGATGGCATGAGCATCGGCACCCTGGTGGCCTTCACCGGCCTGCAGGCCGGCATCTTCCGCCCGGTGATGGGGCTGATGCAGCTCTCGGTGCAGTGGGTTTCGGCCATGGCGCTGTTCAGCCGGGTCTTCGAATACCTTGATACGGACCAGGAACTGCCGGTAGCAGCTGACGCCAAGCATATCGATCCAGCCCGTGCCATCGGGGAAGTCCAGCTGCTCGATGTCAGCTTCCGCTACCCGCAGGCGGGAAAGGCTACGCTGGATCAGCTGGATCTGACCCTGAAGGCCGGCACCATGACCGCGGTGGTCGGCGCCACTGGTTCGGGCAAGTCGACCCTCGGCTCGCTGCTGCCGCGATTGCTGGATCCGACATCCGGGCAGGTGCTGCTCGACGGCGTGGACCTCAAGGAATATGACCCGCAGGGCATTGCCTCGGTGGTTTCGGTGGTGGCCCAGGAAAGCTATCTGCTGCACGACACCGTGCGCGCCAACCTGTTGTGGGCAGCACCCGAAGCAACCGAAGAGCAATTATGGAAAGCCTTGGAAGCGGCACAAATCGCTGATCTGATTCGCGGCTTGCCGATGGGGATCGACACCGAAGTCGGGCAGCGAGGCCACCGCTTCTCGGGCGGCGAGCAGCAGCGCCTGGCCATTGCGCGAACGATGCTGCGCGAGCCGAAGGTCCTCGTGCTGGATGAAGCCACCAGCGCGCTGGATACCGTGACCGAGGCGCTGGTTCAGCAAGCCTTGGATGAGCTCGCGGTTGGCCGCACGACCCTGCTCATAGCCCACCGCTTGAGCACGGTGATGCGAGCGGATCATATCGTCGTGCTGGAGGACGGGAAGATCGCCGAGGCTGGCACCTTCGATGAGCTGGTGTCCCTGGGCGGGCGCTTCGCCCGGTTGGTGCAGAACAGCGAGCTGGCCTCACAAGCCGGCTAG